Proteins encoded within one genomic window of Geotalea daltonii FRC-32:
- a CDS encoding type II toxin-antitoxin system Phd/YefM family antitoxin translates to MKSKKTDRLPHDREWQLQEAKNRLSQVIKLAQHDGPQTITLRGKPSAVVVSFDEYRKLTVPRTGLAKFFKESPLRDVELDLSRSADISREVEL, encoded by the coding sequence ATGAAATCTAAAAAAACGGATCGCTTGCCCCATGACCGTGAATGGCAGCTTCAGGAAGCCAAGAACCGCTTGAGCCAGGTAATTAAACTGGCTCAGCATGATGGTCCGCAGACGATTACCCTACGCGGCAAACCTTCTGCTGTCGTCGTATCGTTTGATGAGTATCGCAAGCTGACCGTGCCGCGTACCGGCCTGGCCAAGTTTTTCAAGGAATCTCCCCTGCGTGATGTGGAGCTCGATCTCAGCCGCAGTGCCGATATATCCCGCGAGGTGGAGCTGTGA
- a CDS encoding type II toxin-antitoxin system VapC family toxin, with protein sequence MKYLLDTCLISELVKKEPNPAVVNWLDEQEEQSLFLSVLNLGELQKGISKLPDGSKKDELQAWVALDLVERFTGRILDIDLETALCWGELQGMAEQKGEKLPVMDSLIAATATAHGLVVVTRNVKDMERCGGRVCNPWG encoded by the coding sequence GTGAAATACCTGCTTGATACTTGTCTGATTTCCGAGCTGGTGAAAAAAGAGCCGAACCCTGCAGTGGTCAATTGGTTGGACGAGCAGGAAGAGCAATCCCTTTTTCTCAGTGTTCTGAATTTGGGAGAGTTGCAGAAAGGGATCAGCAAACTCCCCGATGGCTCCAAAAAAGATGAGCTTCAGGCCTGGGTCGCCCTTGACCTGGTGGAAAGGTTCACCGGACGCATCCTGGACATTGATCTGGAAACCGCTCTCTGCTGGGGGGAACTCCAGGGAATGGCGGAGCAGAAGGGAGAGAAGTTACCGGTAATGGATTCTCTCATTGCCGCCACCGCTACGGCCCATGGCTTGGTTGTGGTTACCCGCAATGTGAAGGATATGGAGCGATGTGGCGGAAGGGTTTGCAATCCGTGGGGGTGA
- a CDS encoding Imm27 family immunity protein, whose translation MFEDLKPEETELVGMWLDLGLKITGDAIADRVEWLAANRLQKLAEKPDEGAELYRDPRDNRLWEKVLAFAGGPPTLRVITQADAATRFGYTG comes from the coding sequence ATGTTTGAAGACTTGAAGCCTGAAGAGACGGAACTGGTCGGCATGTGGCTTGACCTTGGTCTAAAGATAACCGGCGATGCCATTGCCGACCGGGTGGAATGGCTGGCCGCCAACCGGCTGCAGAAGCTGGCGGAGAAACCGGATGAAGGTGCGGAACTCTACCGCGACCCTAGGGACAACCGCCTGTGGGAGAAGGTGCTCGCCTTTGCCGGCGGACCGCCGACCTTGCGGGTCATCACCCAGGCCGATGCGGCGACACGATTCGGCTATACTGGATAA
- a CDS encoding tetratricopeptide repeat protein: MEKRHLVGWMISIVFVLIAGCATDPAQRQAVLLQAEHKAQYTKALRSIEGHDGEYPARVLRGMEQLKSMAEQGYAPAQFKLAYYYYTGPASYDCLKQDTKEAYYWFGKAAEQNHREAQYEFAMLFNPKSGLKQYADAEKYVYWMQKAADAGYAKAQYALGRMNEKGEYVPQDVALAKELFEKAAAQGDGQAQRALKRLGK; this comes from the coding sequence ATGGAAAAGAGACACCTCGTGGGATGGATGATTTCCATCGTTTTTGTCCTCATAGCCGGATGTGCAACGGACCCGGCGCAGCGGCAGGCCGTTTTGCTTCAAGCAGAGCACAAGGCCCAGTACACCAAAGCTCTGCGCAGTATTGAGGGGCATGACGGAGAGTATCCGGCCCGGGTCCTGCGCGGCATGGAGCAGCTGAAATCCATGGCAGAGCAAGGCTATGCCCCGGCCCAGTTCAAGCTGGCCTACTATTACTATACCGGCCCTGCCTCCTACGACTGCTTGAAGCAGGATACAAAGGAGGCCTATTACTGGTTCGGAAAGGCGGCAGAGCAGAACCACCGCGAAGCCCAGTATGAATTCGCCATGCTCTTCAACCCGAAAAGCGGCCTGAAGCAGTATGCCGATGCTGAAAAGTACGTATACTGGATGCAGAAAGCTGCCGATGCCGGATATGCCAAGGCCCAGTATGCCCTGGGGAGGATGAACGAAAAGGGAGAGTATGTGCCCCAGGATGTGGCCCTGGCCAAGGAACTGTTTGAGAAGGCAGCGGCACAGGGGGATGGGCAGGCGCAGAGGGCGTTGAAGAGGCTTGGGAAGTAA
- a CDS encoding PKD domain-containing protein translates to MVLIGACIVANAETTTFTVDPKYSDRYLAGYPHTGFQSSGVQLLPGDHLIIVSTGLSCAVPGGCNGPNGNGAPPPPSMASSFLAPYLSATALVGKIGTNAPFFVGESLDVFVTQAGTLYLGFNDSRCDDNSGAFYSQITVVRPPVNNPPVAEAGADQTVTEGSLVTLDGSAAIDPDGDALTFQWMQVSGTPVALNTSDSVRPTFTAPLVTRGGETLTFRLVVNDGNLVSKPDFVNINVKNLNHLPETEAGPIMTVGERSQVTLDGSATFDPDGDVLTYQWTQIAGSPVELSGATTTKPVFVAPAVGVEGAILTFQLSASDGIEAVSDTVDVVVENINHAPLADAGDLLMRNEGNTVVLNGSKSSDQDGDLITYSWRQLEGIPVQISNSYAQSPSFTAPFVGLDGALLKFELVVNDGLVESNPAHVLVKVLDVNAPPSCDTAKADPSVLWPPNHKLAPVGITGLQDPENNEVNIELLNITQDEPTNGLGDGDTSLDAYKQENGLLLRAERAGNGNGRTYGITFKATDSFGESCTGAVTVTVPHDRHGISIDDGQLYDSLLP, encoded by the coding sequence ATGGTACTTATTGGTGCATGCATTGTCGCCAACGCGGAAACGACAACATTTACTGTTGATCCGAAATATTCGGATAGGTATCTGGCGGGATACCCGCACACCGGTTTTCAGTCGAGCGGGGTGCAGCTCTTGCCGGGGGATCACCTGATTATCGTTTCCACTGGGCTATCATGTGCGGTCCCTGGCGGTTGCAACGGCCCGAACGGCAATGGCGCTCCACCGCCACCGTCGATGGCTTCTTCGTTTTTGGCTCCTTATCTCAGCGCCACTGCTCTTGTCGGCAAAATAGGCACCAACGCACCATTTTTCGTCGGTGAATCATTGGATGTGTTTGTAACGCAAGCAGGAACGCTCTATCTTGGTTTCAATGACAGCAGGTGTGATGACAATAGTGGTGCTTTTTATTCACAGATCACGGTCGTCAGGCCACCAGTCAATAATCCGCCGGTAGCAGAGGCCGGGGCTGATCAGACCGTCACTGAAGGTTCTCTCGTCACTTTGGATGGCTCGGCGGCTATAGATCCGGACGGCGATGCCCTGACCTTCCAATGGATGCAGGTGAGTGGTACTCCTGTTGCGCTGAATACTAGTGATTCGGTTCGTCCGACGTTTACTGCTCCACTCGTTACACGTGGAGGAGAAACCCTGACCTTTCGGCTTGTAGTCAATGACGGAAACCTGGTGAGTAAACCGGATTTCGTCAACATAAATGTAAAGAACTTAAACCATCTGCCGGAAACAGAGGCTGGGCCGATCATGACCGTAGGTGAGCGGAGCCAGGTGACGCTGGATGGCTCTGCCACTTTCGATCCCGATGGAGATGTCTTGACGTATCAATGGACCCAGATAGCGGGTTCCCCGGTTGAGCTATCAGGAGCAACTACCACTAAGCCGGTGTTTGTTGCTCCGGCAGTGGGTGTCGAGGGTGCTATACTTACCTTTCAGCTGTCGGCCTCGGATGGGATTGAAGCAGTAAGTGATACGGTGGATGTAGTCGTGGAAAATATAAACCATGCCCCGCTAGCCGATGCAGGCGACCTTCTGATGCGCAACGAGGGCAACACTGTTGTACTCAATGGATCAAAAAGCAGCGACCAGGATGGAGACCTGATTACCTATAGCTGGAGGCAATTGGAAGGAATACCGGTTCAAATATCGAACTCCTATGCACAGAGCCCGTCTTTTACCGCTCCTTTTGTGGGTCTCGACGGAGCATTGCTCAAGTTTGAATTGGTGGTCAACGATGGCCTGGTTGAGAGTAACCCCGCCCATGTGTTGGTGAAGGTGCTTGATGTAAATGCTCCACCCTCATGCGATACTGCCAAAGCTGACCCTTCAGTGCTGTGGCCTCCCAATCACAAATTGGCGCCGGTCGGCATTACGGGCTTGCAAGACCCCGAAAACAACGAAGTAAATATAGAGCTGCTGAATATAACCCAAGATGAACCGACCAACGGACTCGGAGATGGCGACACAAGTCTTGACGCCTATAAACAAGAGAACGGACTACTGCTTCGTGCCGAGCGGGCTGGCAACGGGAACGGCAGGACCTACGGCATTACGTTCAAGGCCACGGATAGCTTTGGCGAGAGTTGCACCGGAGCTGTTACGGTGACAGTACCGCATGATAGACATGGCATAAGCATTGACGATGGGCAACTGTATGATTCGCTTCTGCCCTGA
- the polX gene encoding DNA polymerase/3'-5' exonuclease PolX, giving the protein MKNHEIARIFSEIADIQEFRGYDIFKIRAYRRAALNLEGLSQAIDNLSHKELLKIPGIGKDFAAKIEEYLATGKIEAHEKLKEEVPLGMLELLVIPGLGPAKAKLLYDKLGVKGMDDLERAAAEHRLAGAIPKIQSKTEENILKGIEMVKRGRERFPLGRVLPLADSLVDSLRKQGCVERIELAGSIRRWKETVKDIDIVATASDPAALMIAFTTLPQVTRLLLKGPTRSSVLVTDGIQVDLRVVERGSFGAALAYLTGSKNHNVRLRDMAVRQGLKINEYGIFRTEDDSRIGGAEEEDVYRVVGLPFIPPELREDGGEVEAALADALPRLVTAGDIRGDLHVHSRWSDGMHSLDKMAAAARKRGLAYIALTDHSRSLGVTRGLTIERLIEQREEIAAFNRNSGDFRVLHGTEMDILPDGSLDFPDEVLKELDFVIASIHSAFKQPREQITARMAAAMRNPWVTMIAHPTGRILGEREAYEIDMDEVLRVAAETGTALEINAYPLRLDINDRQARRAKELGVPVAINTDAHVTSNFDFLPYGIAIARRGWLEKEDVLNALELPEFLRRRRRNSGKFGGH; this is encoded by the coding sequence ATGAAAAATCATGAGATCGCCCGCATCTTCTCCGAAATCGCTGACATCCAGGAGTTCCGCGGCTACGATATTTTCAAGATCAGGGCCTATCGCCGTGCCGCTTTGAACCTGGAAGGACTGTCCCAGGCCATCGACAACCTCTCCCATAAGGAACTGTTGAAAATCCCCGGGATCGGCAAAGATTTCGCCGCCAAGATAGAGGAGTATCTCGCCACCGGCAAGATCGAGGCCCACGAAAAGCTCAAGGAAGAGGTGCCGCTGGGGATGCTGGAATTGCTGGTCATTCCCGGTCTGGGGCCGGCAAAGGCGAAACTCCTCTATGACAAGCTGGGGGTCAAGGGAATGGACGATCTGGAACGGGCCGCGGCCGAGCACCGGCTGGCGGGGGCAATCCCCAAGATCCAGAGCAAGACCGAGGAAAACATCCTTAAGGGAATCGAGATGGTAAAGAGGGGCCGGGAACGGTTTCCCCTCGGGCGGGTGCTGCCGCTGGCTGACTCCCTGGTGGATAGCCTGCGCAAGCAGGGATGCGTGGAGCGGATCGAGCTGGCCGGCAGCATCAGGCGCTGGAAAGAGACGGTGAAGGACATCGATATCGTCGCCACCGCCTCTGACCCGGCGGCACTGATGATCGCCTTTACCACGCTCCCCCAGGTAACCAGGCTGCTGCTGAAAGGGCCGACCAGGTCATCGGTGCTTGTCACGGACGGAATCCAGGTGGACCTCCGGGTGGTGGAGCGGGGTTCCTTTGGCGCCGCCCTGGCCTATCTCACCGGTTCGAAGAATCACAACGTGCGGCTCAGGGACATGGCGGTACGCCAGGGGCTGAAGATCAACGAGTACGGTATCTTTCGGACCGAAGATGATTCGCGGATCGGCGGGGCAGAAGAGGAGGACGTCTATCGGGTGGTTGGCCTACCCTTCATCCCGCCGGAACTGCGCGAAGACGGCGGCGAGGTGGAGGCGGCCCTGGCCGATGCCTTGCCCCGGCTGGTCACCGCCGGAGACATCAGGGGGGACCTGCACGTCCATTCCCGGTGGAGCGACGGCATGCACTCCCTGGACAAGATGGCCGCAGCAGCCAGAAAGCGGGGGCTTGCCTATATCGCCCTCACCGATCACTCCCGGTCCCTGGGGGTCACCCGTGGTCTGACCATCGAGCGGCTCATAGAGCAGCGGGAGGAGATCGCCGCCTTCAACCGTAACAGTGGCGACTTCCGGGTGCTGCACGGCACGGAGATGGACATCCTGCCCGATGGCTCCCTTGATTTTCCCGATGAGGTGCTGAAAGAGCTTGATTTCGTCATCGCCTCCATCCACTCGGCCTTCAAGCAGCCCCGGGAGCAGATCACCGCCCGGATGGCGGCCGCCATGCGCAACCCGTGGGTGACCATGATCGCTCACCCAACCGGCAGAATACTGGGGGAACGTGAGGCGTACGAGATCGACATGGACGAGGTGCTCCGGGTGGCGGCGGAAACCGGCACCGCACTGGAAATCAACGCCTATCCGCTCCGCCTGGACATCAACGACCGCCAAGCGCGGCGAGCCAAGGAGCTGGGGGTACCGGTGGCCATCAACACCGATGCCCATGTCACCAGCAACTTCGACTTCCTTCCCTATGGAATAGCCATTGCCCGCAGGGGCTGGCTGGAAAAGGAGGATGTGCTGAACGCCCTGGAGCTGCCGGAGTTTTTGCGGAGAAGAAGAAGGAATTCGGGGAAGTTTGGCGGGCATTGA
- the panP gene encoding pyridoxal-dependent aspartate 1-decarboxylase PanP: protein MLKNREAARANLENLYRIFTVPEAPDSTLGAIDQAIAADVTGFLQTHIVAIERDLEAIEADFASAIIPEEPTYVSEYTEFVKENLVAQSVHTAAPGFVGHMTSAIPYFMLPLARLMTALNQNLVKVETSKAFTPMERQVLAMLHHLVYRRDADFYPAWIHNSQHALGAFCSGGTIANVTALWVARNRLFAPSADFGGLAQEGLGRALQHRGAEGIAVLVSERGHYSFGKAADLLGLGRDNLIKVQTDAHNRVDLKLLREEVRRLQDRNILPLALVGIAGTTETGNVDPLEALADLAGELGCHFHVDAAWGGPTLFSDRFRSLLSGIERADSVTIDAHKQLYVPMGAGMVVFKDPTALSAIEHHANYILRHGSKDLGSHTLEGSRPGMAMLVHAGLSIIGRKGYELLMDMGIERARTFAAMIRQYPDFELTSEPELNILTYRYCPLNVQKALAAAPAEQRAGINALLDQVCQLLQKHQREAGKTFVSRTRLRVARHDEELTVLRVVLANPLTTDEILAAVLAEQCEIVQQPEIQGLLQQVEEICTGLTAKAADQSPN from the coding sequence ATGCTGAAAAATCGTGAAGCAGCTCGTGCCAATCTGGAAAATCTTTACCGGATCTTTACCGTCCCGGAAGCGCCCGATTCGACCCTAGGCGCTATCGATCAGGCGATTGCCGCAGATGTCACCGGCTTTTTGCAGACCCATATCGTTGCCATCGAACGCGACCTCGAAGCTATCGAGGCCGATTTCGCCTCTGCCATCATCCCGGAAGAACCGACCTACGTCTCCGAATATACCGAATTCGTCAAGGAGAACCTGGTCGCCCAGTCGGTCCATACTGCTGCCCCCGGCTTTGTCGGCCACATGACTTCGGCGATCCCCTACTTCATGCTCCCCCTGGCGCGCCTCATGACAGCCCTCAACCAGAACCTGGTCAAGGTGGAGACATCCAAGGCCTTTACCCCCATGGAGCGGCAGGTCCTGGCCATGCTCCATCACCTGGTCTACCGCCGGGATGCCGACTTCTATCCCGCCTGGATTCACAACAGCCAGCATGCCCTGGGGGCCTTCTGTTCCGGCGGCACCATTGCCAACGTCACGGCACTCTGGGTGGCTCGCAACCGTCTCTTCGCTCCAAGCGCTGATTTTGGCGGGCTTGCACAGGAAGGGCTGGGCCGGGCGCTGCAGCATCGAGGGGCTGAGGGTATTGCGGTCCTCGTCTCCGAGCGCGGCCACTATTCCTTCGGCAAGGCCGCCGATCTCCTGGGCCTGGGCCGGGACAACCTGATCAAGGTGCAGACCGATGCCCATAACCGTGTCGACCTGAAGCTGTTGCGGGAAGAGGTCCGGCGCCTGCAGGACAGGAACATACTTCCGCTGGCATTGGTTGGCATCGCCGGCACCACCGAAACCGGCAATGTCGACCCGCTGGAGGCCTTGGCTGATCTCGCAGGGGAGCTCGGGTGCCATTTCCATGTGGACGCTGCCTGGGGTGGGCCGACTCTCTTTTCCGACCGGTTCCGCTCTCTGCTCAGTGGCATAGAGCGGGCCGACTCGGTCACCATCGATGCGCACAAGCAGCTTTATGTTCCCATGGGGGCGGGGATGGTCGTCTTCAAGGATCCGACGGCCCTTTCGGCGATCGAACATCACGCAAATTACATCCTGCGTCATGGCTCCAAGGATCTGGGAAGCCATACCCTCGAAGGATCACGGCCGGGTATGGCGATGTTGGTTCATGCCGGTTTATCCATCATTGGCCGCAAGGGGTACGAACTCCTCATGGATATGGGGATCGAGCGGGCGCGGACCTTTGCCGCCATGATCCGCCAGTATCCCGATTTTGAACTGACCAGCGAACCGGAGCTGAATATCCTTACCTACCGCTACTGTCCGCTCAATGTACAAAAGGCCCTGGCCGCAGCGCCTGCTGAGCAACGTGCCGGTATCAATGCGCTCCTCGACCAGGTCTGCCAGCTGCTGCAAAAACATCAACGGGAAGCGGGGAAAACCTTTGTCTCCCGAACACGGCTGCGAGTGGCTCGCCATGATGAAGAACTAACTGTCCTGCGCGTCGTGTTGGCCAACCCACTGACGACCGACGAGATCCTGGCGGCGGTTCTGGCCGAGCAGTGCGAGATCGTGCAGCAGCCGGAGATTCAGGGCTTGTTGCAGCAGGTCGAGGAAATCTGTACAGGTCTGACTGCAAAGGCGGCCGATCAGTCGCCTAATTGA
- a CDS encoding GNAT family N-acetyltransferase codes for MKIQKLMIENRTKVYALLQHAFPGTDYEVALVQKLHENNRLVHEWVCIHTSKVIAYIAFSNAYDGTDICGLHLAPMAVAPEFQNQGVGSELLKFALRQEAIKSRTLFVLGKPAYYQRFGFEPCGAPICPFDKNNSHFLSMRNNIAVSFSVGYEPEFNAAATSSGKQGKNRRSR; via the coding sequence ATGAAAATACAGAAGTTGATGATCGAGAACCGCACCAAGGTCTATGCGCTATTGCAGCATGCCTTTCCCGGCACTGATTATGAAGTGGCGTTGGTACAGAAACTCCACGAGAACAACAGGCTCGTGCATGAATGGGTCTGTATTCATACCAGCAAGGTCATTGCCTACATCGCATTTTCCAACGCCTATGATGGCACCGACATCTGTGGCTTGCACCTGGCCCCCATGGCGGTGGCCCCCGAATTTCAAAATCAGGGGGTGGGTTCGGAACTGCTGAAATTTGCCTTGCGACAGGAGGCGATCAAAAGCCGGACCCTGTTTGTCCTGGGGAAACCAGCTTATTACCAACGGTTTGGCTTTGAACCCTGCGGTGCCCCCATCTGTCCGTTTGATAAGAACAACTCCCATTTTCTGAGTATGCGAAACAACATTGCCGTCAGTTTTTCTGTGGGTTATGAGCCTGAGTTTAACGCTGCTGCCACATCATCCGGCAAGCAGGGAAAGAATCGCCGGTCACGGTAA
- a CDS encoding L-lactate MFS transporter has protein sequence MVKTFNRWLIAVICTLLMVNLGTVYAWSFFQKPLSDAYFWSNSQVAWAFSLAICFLGLAAAAGGMLLPKTGPTILALLGGMLFGCGYLLAAQALRIHSLPLLYAGYGVIGGTGLGLSYVTPVATMARWFPDRKGFATGMVVMGFGFGALLMSKVLAPLLLARLGGDMVRVFAVMGMLFLLLIIPAAAFVRNPPAGWMPSGYILPMASAGSGPDEHGRGTRACLISREFALLWVIFFCNITAGIAIIGFQSPLFQDIWSKADPALGKEALARYGATLIAVSSIFNGIGRFLWGGISDRIGRRETFRIILGTQLLAFILLTYTDNPWLFALLVCYILLCYGGGFGTMPSFVLDLFGSKVMPAVYGTILTAWSAAGIAGPQLVALIKDRYPAGLYPGRASFYSFALACGFLLIGLIFSFLLKSRRQ, from the coding sequence GTGGTAAAGACATTCAACCGCTGGCTGATTGCGGTTATCTGCACGCTGCTGATGGTCAACCTGGGAACCGTGTACGCCTGGAGCTTCTTCCAGAAACCCCTCAGCGACGCCTACTTTTGGTCGAACAGCCAGGTGGCATGGGCTTTCAGCCTCGCCATCTGCTTTCTCGGTCTGGCTGCCGCAGCTGGAGGGATGTTATTGCCGAAGACAGGACCGACGATCCTTGCCCTGCTGGGCGGGATGCTGTTCGGCTGCGGTTACCTGCTGGCAGCACAGGCGCTCAGAATACATTCCCTCCCGCTCCTTTATGCCGGTTACGGCGTAATCGGTGGAACCGGCCTGGGACTCAGCTATGTCACTCCGGTCGCAACGATGGCCAGGTGGTTTCCGGACCGGAAAGGGTTTGCCACCGGCATGGTGGTCATGGGGTTCGGCTTTGGCGCCCTCCTGATGTCGAAGGTTTTAGCGCCTCTGCTCCTGGCTCGACTGGGCGGAGACATGGTAAGGGTCTTTGCCGTGATGGGGATGCTGTTCCTCCTGCTGATCATTCCTGCTGCAGCCTTTGTCAGGAATCCGCCCGCCGGATGGATGCCGTCGGGTTATATCCTGCCAATGGCGAGCGCCGGGAGCGGCCCGGACGAGCATGGCAGGGGAACCCGTGCCTGCCTGATTTCGCGGGAATTTGCGCTGCTTTGGGTGATCTTCTTCTGCAACATCACCGCCGGCATCGCCATTATCGGTTTCCAGTCGCCGCTCTTTCAGGATATCTGGAGCAAGGCAGACCCGGCGCTGGGAAAGGAGGCTCTTGCCAGGTACGGCGCCACCCTGATCGCAGTCAGTTCCATTTTCAACGGTATCGGCAGGTTTTTGTGGGGAGGGATCTCGGACCGGATCGGCCGCCGGGAGACCTTCAGAATCATTCTCGGCACCCAACTGCTGGCGTTTATTCTCTTGACGTACACCGACAATCCTTGGCTCTTTGCGCTGCTGGTCTGTTACATTCTCCTCTGCTATGGCGGCGGTTTCGGAACCATGCCCTCCTTCGTGCTCGATCTGTTCGGCAGCAAGGTCATGCCTGCCGTCTATGGCACAATCCTCACTGCCTGGTCCGCCGCCGGTATCGCCGGCCCACAGCTGGTCGCCCTCATCAAGGATCGGTATCCGGCTGGACTCTATCCCGGACGGGCATCCTTCTACAGTTTTGCCCTGGCATGCGGGTTTCTCCTGATAGGGCTCATCTTCTCGTTTCTGCTCAAGTCACGCCGCCAGTAG
- a CDS encoding superoxide dismutase family protein: MIRSTICLLLIASATVAGAGETGKTVSSSIVDTTGKSVGTATFAEKKGGVEVTIKASGLPPGKHGMHIHENGKCEPPGFATAGAHFNPTGRHHGAGHPEGKHAGDLPNLEVKKDGTAKLTATAEGATLGKGKTSLLKNGGTALIIHAKPDDEKTDPTGNSGDRIACGVVGAR, translated from the coding sequence ATGATCAGATCAACCATATGCCTTCTGCTGATTGCCTCTGCCACTGTTGCCGGAGCTGGCGAAACGGGAAAAACAGTTTCCTCTTCCATTGTCGACACTACCGGGAAATCGGTCGGTACCGCAACCTTCGCCGAGAAAAAGGGGGGTGTAGAAGTGACTATCAAGGCGTCGGGCCTCCCGCCAGGTAAACATGGCATGCATATCCATGAAAACGGCAAGTGCGAGCCTCCCGGTTTTGCCACCGCAGGCGCTCATTTCAACCCCACCGGCAGGCACCACGGTGCCGGTCACCCGGAAGGAAAGCATGCCGGCGACCTGCCCAACCTGGAGGTGAAAAAGGACGGCACTGCAAAATTAACGGCAACAGCAGAAGGAGCAACACTGGGCAAAGGGAAGACCTCGTTGCTGAAAAATGGTGGTACGGCCCTGATCATCCACGCCAAGCCTGACGACGAGAAGACCGACCCAACCGGCAACTCCGGTGACAGGATAGCCTGCGGAGTGGTCGGCGCCAGATGA
- a CDS encoding DoxX family protein, whose translation MRWFMSSYSSHCYALMRIVAGFLFLWHGAQKLFAIPSPMPPGVPSFITYVAGPIELFCGILVMIGLFTHWAAFIASGQMAFAYWIGHGTKALLPLQNEGELAALYCFIFLFIAAQGGGIWSVDAARQR comes from the coding sequence ATGAGATGGTTCATGTCCAGCTACAGTAGCCACTGTTATGCGTTGATGCGCATCGTGGCAGGCTTTCTGTTTCTTTGGCATGGCGCCCAGAAGCTGTTCGCTATTCCGAGCCCTATGCCGCCAGGAGTCCCCTCCTTCATTACCTATGTGGCCGGTCCCATCGAGCTGTTTTGCGGCATACTGGTCATGATAGGTCTGTTCACCCACTGGGCAGCCTTTATTGCCAGCGGCCAGATGGCCTTCGCCTACTGGATCGGCCATGGAACGAAGGCGTTGCTGCCGCTTCAGAATGAAGGCGAACTGGCGGCGCTGTATTGTTTTATCTTCCTCTTCATAGCTGCCCAGGGAGGTGGAATCTGGAGCGTCGATGCCGCCAGGCAGCGTTGA
- a CDS encoding VOC family protein, which yields MGNPFVHVELTTTDLARAKAFYTALFDWQLEDIPGMDYTLIKVGDGTGGGMMQTPGPGVSSSWLAYVLVDNVQAATAKAMTLGATICKEVTEIPGIGWFSVITDPTGATLALWQTNPVGCGSPE from the coding sequence ATGGGAAATCCCTTTGTACATGTGGAGTTGACGACAACTGACCTGGCCCGTGCCAAAGCGTTTTACACGGCACTGTTCGACTGGCAGCTGGAGGATATACCGGGGATGGACTATACCCTGATCAAGGTGGGCGACGGTACCGGGGGTGGTATGATGCAAACCCCTGGTCCCGGAGTCTCCTCTTCATGGCTCGCCTATGTACTGGTTGACAATGTTCAGGCGGCAACGGCGAAGGCCATGACCCTCGGTGCGACCATTTGCAAGGAGGTTACCGAGATTCCAGGCATCGGCTGGTTCAGTGTCATCACAGACCCGACAGGGGCGACTTTGGCACTGTGGCAGACAAATCCAGTCGGCTGCGGTTCGCCGGAATAA
- a CDS encoding TetR/AcrR family transcriptional regulator, whose translation MTMGRPLAYDPEKALDTAMQVFWSRGYEATTLQDLLQAMGLSKSSFYQAFGGKKEIFLRSMARYREKIGQGLSQLLENSGSAREFIERMLLNSAAEARRPNETRRGCLIMNTATECAQKDGDIAGEVSSGFEGLRALLCRAVRRGQAEGGITQEVEAEALAGYLISSLGGIKMVVKGGADEERVREIVAVILRALD comes from the coding sequence ATGACAATGGGGAGACCTCTCGCATACGATCCGGAGAAGGCCCTGGATACGGCCATGCAGGTGTTCTGGTCCAGGGGCTATGAAGCGACAACCCTACAGGACCTGCTCCAGGCCATGGGGCTGTCCAAGAGCAGCTTTTATCAAGCCTTTGGCGGCAAGAAGGAAATTTTTCTGCGCAGCATGGCCCGCTACCGGGAAAAAATCGGGCAAGGACTATCCCAGTTGCTGGAGAACTCCGGATCGGCGCGGGAATTCATCGAGCGAATGTTGCTGAATTCGGCAGCCGAGGCCAGGCGTCCCAACGAGACCAGACGCGGCTGTCTAATTATGAATACCGCCACCGAGTGCGCCCAGAAAGACGGTGACATAGCCGGAGAGGTTTCCTCGGGATTTGAGGGGCTGCGCGCCCTGCTTTGCCGGGCGGTGAGGCGTGGCCAGGCAGAGGGGGGGATTACCCAAGAAGTGGAGGCCGAGGCCTTGGCCGGTTATCTGATCAGCAGCCTGGGGGGAATCAAGATGGTCGTCAAGGGTGGGGCCGATGAAGAGCGTGTCCGAGAGATCGTTGCCGTCATCCTGCGGGCATTGGACTAA